In the Salvia miltiorrhiza cultivar Shanhuang (shh) chromosome 8, IMPLAD_Smil_shh, whole genome shotgun sequence genome, gcacacagtttcagatatgatagattacaaaagaacttagtctgatcagacgaactttaagaatcacaaatgaacttagtaagcttgggcctttttagcgaaaaactcccttgctgtactatttatgatggcatgacaatttatagttttgaagcatgtatttttatacctaggcatacgtgcccactgagtgcttttgtactcagccctgcatatgttttctaaatgtgcaggttgagctgatgtgatgatggtgctgcaatgagcggagtcttcagggttgttaataaatagttaacctgtctagaatatgtcttcatacatatgtctagctactttccgctgcaagatgttgttgatgttatagtatgttatgtcatactttgagttttaaaagaatggtttcatatgatgtataacttgattaatgatattaattaagttttatgctgtctttcatagactgttttcaattgagtattaatgaataaaaatgacgagttttattaagatgagtaagttttacggctataaatgacgccccttttcttccccttcttctttaaccccatccctagtcgtagatcactcggcttaactatccttagttagggcgggctgtgacaatagTCATATTTGCTTAGATCGAGTTGTCTATTTATGTATTAGGGATTATGGctaaaaaatacacgaactttgaaaaaagttgtaattttcacttgaactttcaattaagctaaaaaatacatgaatttatatttttgttgcaaatttcaactaagtttgactttcaatgaaattagagattaattgacagtcgaaattaagttaaatatattaatttttacctTTTTAGACTGTCGAGATTCTAAATACTCCTCATCATCATAAATTAGACCAACATCAAGGGAATTTCCTACTTTTCTTCACCATTTTTGGCAAATTTGGCTACCTTGAGAAGCTTAATTTGGCTTTCAACTATTTTACTAATACTGAGATTCCGAAGTAGCTGAAAAATCTTACAAATTTGACACACCTGTGTCGAACTCAAAATACTAACATACTCTGAGGTAGTAAGTACAAAAGCATCAAAACATCCacatataaaaatagtaaacaatTTCAATAACTAGAAATGGCAACTAAAACTATGAAAGTCGTCATAAATATATGTATGTTAATTTCATAAGTCTTAACATGTGATACTCAAACCATACAATTTTCACTTAAATTATCTTATAAATGTGTGTATTGTTACTTCCTTTTTGTTTTCCTAGTAATTAAAGTcgtcataaaaaaaaacaatatatttGTTGTATATTTGTAGCTGTTGAGTTAGTGATAGAATAATAAATctatgaaattaaatatttttatttcgaGTCCATCATCACttgatttataaaattatttatttattcattcaagaaaaATCAATATATCTTAACCAAATCTAACTCATTTTCAATTTGGACACAACACATTCCACAATCTAAGAAAAGTCTCCCAAAACAAAACTTAAAACATTAAAACTCTAAAGTCAAGTCTCCTATATactatatagtactccctccgtcccacgaatcttgagtcacttttttttcggcacgggaattaaggatttgaaaattaatgttttaagtatgtaagtaataaagtagaaaagtgattaggtgtgtaggtaataaagtagaaaagtacataattaatttagataagtttaattagaaccctttattttttccttaattcttagtactatatataaaaatgacTCAGGATTCGTGGAACGATTGAAAAACGAAATTGACTCAAAATttgtggaacggagggagtaccaaaCAACTTTCAACGCATGGAATAGAACCACCACAAAAACCCTTCTCAACTAGGGCTAAATAATCATTCCATCATTTCTTGAGAAACTCCCCTAACAATACACTCATGATATGCTCCATTTATGTACATGATATGGCCGAGAGATATATGCACTTACTAAGAAATTGTCTGAGATAGTTTATTTTGGAGTAATTAAGATAATTGGTACAACTTCAATTATTTGATATAGTACTGGCCAAGCATGATACACgatggggaaaaaaaaaatcagtagcCTACACTCAATTAACAAGCTACCCTATTTAATTGGTTCACAACCTCAAATAAACATCACTCTCCCACCaatttacacacacacacagtgaTCACAAGAGTTGAAATTATAGAGTTAATATGAAGCGTGAGGTCATATAAAAATGTGTGATTGtgattaaaaaatagaaaatgagatcATGtccacaaaaagaaaaatagtactCCTCTGTCCCACATATCTTGACATACTTTCATTTTTAGTTTATTCCATTTAAGACGATACTttccaaaaataatatttgatcATTACCTTCTCTACACACGTTAAATAAGTGGTTCCTacccactttacactcttaacaccTTATTCTTAATGTCCGTGCCCAAAACAAATATGCCAAGATAAGTGAGATATGAGGAGGTATATTCTTTGTAAACTCTAAATTTGAGAATGgaataaaattgatattgtcGAGAGATATATGCACATATTTAGAAATTGTTTGAGATTAGTTTATTTTAGGGTAACTAAGATAGTTAGTATAACTTCAATTATTTGTGTAGGCAAAAGGTACGGCTTAAGAGAAAGATGAAAAACGAAACGAGGGATCTATTATATAAttggattaagccttaacctatgtggcatatttaaaatctcaccatttcaaaatttaccatatataatcttcatcatttattaattaattaactattacattctatataaagattcattaatcataataaatatataaatataaatatatatatatatatatataatattaacattacatataatctaaattaataaattttattatttattttttctagataaaaattagatttacatgtctgataagaaaaaaattataatctatatacgataaattattttaattgaatgttagtgattagatgtatatttgttattaattttatatttctcaatagcgtacatattatatgtatatgttgcaatatattatattatatatatatatatatatatataatatttatattcttaattgtcaataaaattaattttaaattaagtttgaattgagacatgcacgtatatgtaaattataaacgggtccggtcattgatttacatgttttcataataaggcacaaattctataaaatgattactttaaaacaaaatcttattttatgtctatcaaaataattactaaaattttatttttattttttataaaataaatccatacattttatttatatagggaagaaaaatatatttttcatttctgcaaattttatttgtttctgttcgcccattactacaataataataataataataataataataataataataataataataataataataataataataataataataataataataatatctattctataatacgattaggccttagcctacgtggcaggcctcaaattctttcttttcaatctcaatctccaacgtggcatttgagaatccaatctatatattctcattctcacttttaaaacaaaagtcacgcctccctcttcctcaccccatcgccgcTGTCCCTGAATTGGGTCGGCGTCATCTCCCCCTTCACtgtttctctcttctctcaatccttTTCAAGTtgattgcacactcaaatcaagccctaattccccccttaaactgaccgcctctctctccctctaaattcaggcgtcgccgccgtcctaagggcggtgttgctccgcctcatctctgactccctcttccattccttaattagttcgattttgtttccacttcttaaacccatgagaattctccattcgaaacaattaatacaagagccctaagatttatttttcctataacccgttgatgttccttcttctagactccggcgaaatagtcgccgctgagcttgcggttcgtTCGCCGCCGAGTCACCGCTGAGCCCTGGAGTTCGTCCACCGTGCCATCGACCCCCACCCCACCGACGACTTCTCTGTTTTGATACCTCCATTTTCTGATCTGCCGTGATTCTTTCTACACACctatggtaagtattaaattagtttcataatttaataacgtgtttcactattttaaatatagaattattattattttagaaataacAAATTTTAGAAAGAATTTTGGCATCTGCTATCAAGCACGTTGTGATTGTTGCATGGAAGCAATATGATTTATCAACTctgatgaggggtgaaatatgcaaggtcctaagatcaggacacaTGGCTTTGCTTGGAATACCAAAGATGAGCAGCAAGGAGCAAAGAAGCTGTGAGAAATAGGCAGAGGaaaaagtccagagcagagcttaccagagcagagttggcagagcaaagcttccagaacaaagctgccagagcagagttgccagagcagaggttctagagccagagctaaccagagcagagggccagagtcaagatgccagagcagagctagccagagccagagctaaccagagcagagatgccagagcaaagcttccagagcagagcttccagagcagagctgcaagagccagagctaaccagagcataGCTTCCaaagcagagggccagagccaagttgccagagcagagctgtcagagctaagtcattaaagtcagagctaaagccaagtcgccagatccagagtcagagctaagtcgttagagtcagagccagagccaaatcgccagatccagagtcagagctaagctattggagccacacgccagagacaatttgccagaaggcggagctacttagcagagcggagccaaatagtagaagtctgccccaaggaaggaaatacagagctactagacagagcgggatgatgagggcagaatccagctctgtaattaggggacaacgacctgacaagttataatctaataatagccttaattagtttaatggcgagcatgcggaatagatgaccaaacgaatttactattttaccctgactgtaatgcctataaatacctacgatgatgaaataaagcacacacTCTCtcgtttactgctttaagaactcttctctttcctttctctctagagtttgaactaataaaattacatacataaataaaatatctaaattgttagagttatgtttgtaagatagttgacaattggagtcatggttgaatataatttcatatttgatgatgctatctcaaactctagatgagacgatgctcaaaactccagacgagatgatgctctttcaaattttagacgagatgattctctttcaagttttagacaagatgatgctcagaagttagaggtgatctgtcaaatctgcgacgagatgatgcccacaacttggttggtcttaaaactccaaatgatacaatgttcgataaatcagttatggtcttttaaatatcaggcgagattattttcataattagttatgcttttataagttcggaattatatgatactcacaattcaattatgatttttcaaactccatataaaattatggtcaaaaggcaaaataaaaaaaaaaattgaacaaaattaataaatcttgtaacaacaaatgcaacaaatcaatcctccatcatacctatgtcaaatttatatgtatttctactctttttttttttcttacgcgtcaactttttataaaatttcatatgaaaactaatgggtatttttatgatctcaacaaaattaataatttaattactaaaagttgttgagattaatataatttaaaatgtatcactaatttaatttaatttaattaattatataaataatttgcataaaaaattattttatataattatcataagaataacataaaatatataaattacaagaaaatatgtacccgtcgaatttcgacgggtaatacactagtataCTATAATATAAGTAGCAAAACATGGgatttctttattattttttatttatttttattttttataaacaaTGGGAATAAAAATCACTAACCGACACTCCCAATGATACAATgggatttttttttggataaacaTTGGTTCACAACCTCAAATTAATGTCACTCTCCCACCAATATTACACAATCTGACAACACACACACCAATAATACACAATCTgacaacacacacacatagtgATCAAAAGTGTTGAAATTAAAGAGTTGATATGAATAAGGATGGAAGAAGAATGAGTGAAGAAAATGAGGTTCATGTTTTACTAATATTGGTACTTGAGAATTCTTACAGCACATGATAAATACATTTTGAGAAAATACTTGAACAAGTATGATATACGCTATAACGCGGAAAGGTAACCCACTAACAAGTGGTGACTCAGGTACTTCGCAGAACGAAAACTTGTCATTACATGATCTTGGTTATTTCATCGAAGCATGAAAGCATGATTGCGATTTGGGAAATGTTGTACCTTAGCTTTTGGGCATAAGCATGACTTATATTATCTATGCTGGGAGTTATGCAATATTAACTAAGTACACGAAGCTGCCCACCTTCTGCATATGAGCTAGGGCTGGGAACATAATTTGGATAACATACTTTGGGACCATAGTCATACCAGCGCTGTCACTAGCATCACAAGTAGGAACACCAATCACAAgcatacacataacatgttttGTTGAACcatgcacatgttactaagGGGGGGGAGTGGAGTATATACCACCATGTGTGTTTTCTCGAAAAACTTAGCAGAATATTTGAGCCTTAACGGCAACTCAGCCGCGTAGCGgatattaaaaccttaaatgGTAACTTAGCCACGATCCAGAACTGTAAGCCTCAGAATGTACCTGAGCTTTCTCAGCATAGTCAggacaggctatctcagcctgcgCAGCTATCAGCCTCATAATttatctgagctttctcagcgcagtcagggtAGGCCATCTCAGCCTTCGCAACAATCTCAATTTTTTCAGTCATTTCAGCCTGCGCAGCCGTCTCAGTCATTTCAGTCGTCTTGGCTGGAGGAACTATCTTAGTTATCTCAGTACAATCAGCCCTTAAATTATCAGCATAACTATCTTAGTCATCTCAGCgtagccagtgtggctatctcagtgcagccAGTACGATTATcccagcgcagccagtgtggctatctcagtgcagccAGTACGATTATcccagcgcagccagtgtggctatctcagtgcagccAGTACGATTATCTcagtgcagccagtgtggctatctcagtgcagtcagtacgattatctcagcgcagtcagtacgattatctcagcgcagtcagtacGATTATCTTAGCGCAGTCAGTACGAttatatcagcgcagccagtgtagctatctcagtgcagtcagtGTGATCGTCTCGTTTAAGCTACCACAGATTACCTAAATCACCTTCGGCGCAGATCGTCTAAAGTTATCttaactaaggcattaattgcacgacgagggcattaattgcaaaattcaaggcattaattgcacgacgaaggcctcaatgtctatgctccgcgcagaaacatcgtaagccgcgaaagttagactggGGATGAGCTttaagtggcaactcagccgctttgtggatatttgagccttaagtTAGTCATCATTGATGACGTCCAAATAATCTGAAGGAAATACTACTCTCTTTTATCTTAGTTCATTTGCAGCACTGAAATACTTTGTCTTTACTACTTTTACAAAGATTGACAAGTTCTTATCTAACAAGTGCAGGGAATCATGTATACTTAATTGACACGGGAgagcagcacagcgctgactCTATATCACATACCACTGGTTGAACAACGAAGAAGGcacggttcaaccagactagggggagtagttgatgaggactagaatactcatcagcgctgtgcttggcAATACCAGAATATCttacttgattattattattgttattattattcttattaaaCGAAGCCAACCAAgcgcaggtttaattgaagacctcAGATAATAAAGGGACCCGGCAGCGCAGACAAAGGGACTTGGCGGCGCAGACTACCCAAGTTACTCGGCAGCACAGACtcgcctgcgcagctcaagggAGCTACTCAACACGGGAAACGAAGGACAgcgcagatgggtcaaatcaagactaaagtatattaaggcattaaagggcctaaatccaattattagagttcatgggcctaaggcctttacgGCTCACTTTcatatctataaatagaaggttagcattagcattaggcATGATAGTTTATTTgggagcaacacacttgtaaaatgtaattatgtCGAAGTATAGTGGAGGAACTCGAAGAAcgcccgtggatgtaggtcttaacgaccgaaccacgtaaatcctgtctcgattattgctttttagattaggCGTTGATATCATGCTTCACCattactttaaaaaaataacatcCAAATTTAGGGTACAACTCtaatatatattccatcaaatctAGCAAACAATAACATATATAGTAGTAAAAGAAGTTGACACAACTTCCTAAACAATAGAAGTTAACACAAATCCAAAAGTTAAGACTTTACTAATTACTATCATATTCATTTTGTCACAAATAAAGAGGTCATTTGATCACAGACTCATATTATAATTAGGTTACTCCAATATTAATTGTTTTTTCTTGGATGGCTTTCACATTGAATTGTTTTTCCAAAATGCAGCAGTGATGAACAACAAACCGGCCACTTCAAGCTAATACATTCACGAGATGGAAAAATACTCAAGTCTAATTAAAATCAAGAAGAAATGGCAGACCTGGTTCAGAAATGGGGTCGATTATGTAATTATTGTTAATTCGGTTTAATCGATCGATTACCGGTATACCTAAAATATAATAACCAATAATCGAATCAAATCGATCAATTTCGATTATCGATTAACAGATTAATCGGTTTGCGGTTTGATTACGATTATAACCAATTAACCAAACCTGTTTTTACCACCCATAGACTCAATCTATTATAGATTGAGCGACAAATGGGACAAACCCCATTGCTTCCCTCTTGTaagtaataaaaaataagtaaaaaaattGAGATAGTTTATTTGGGGTAAATGGGTAATTAAGATGGTTAGTACAActtcaattatttaatttaatgtattaaTACAAGCATGATAAACAATAGGAATCAAAAATGAGTAACCGACACTCAATTAAGCAACACAAGTAAAACATGTCTACTCCCCAAAATGGCAAAACATGTCAAAACCCCACCAAATCTGTCGCAATTCATCGAATTCGTGCCCTTCCTCTCCCCAATCTCGACTCCACATTCCAGCGGAGAGAATGGATGAATGATCTGAATGAAGATTGCTTGTGATCTCCAGTCCTCTATCAGAAATCTCCAAACTGGATCATGTATTCATGGTTGAATTTCTCTCACCACTGGGCAGTTGATATCACAGCCATTTTCAATTGGTGATACCACAAAAGTATAGCTCTACATATTTGATCCTTTTCAATTAGGTTTTGAGTTAGATTTTGATAGTAATTGGCGGCTGCATTTAGGGCTTTACATAGGATGATTCATTTTATGCTTCTTGGAGTCCTGAATTTCAAAAAAAGCAGAGCAGGATATCCTTGTTGAGGCTGTCAACATCATCAAACGCTCTCAGTTGATGTGCTTTTGCTTTGAGGTTAGCTTGATTTTAATTTGTGTCATGATTAATATACTAGATACAGCTATGCAAATTATGTAGTGAAACTTGCTGGATTTTGAATTCTCATCTTTGTCTAAAACTAAGTTGCCACCTTCTTGAATTTTCCAGTGTTATTCCATTATCTTTTTTGACATACCTTTTGGGAGTTCAAGTTTTGGTCAATGAGAATGTGAGAGCTTCACGAAATTAGagagcgtttactttgcatgattaagTATTTTATCCTCAAGACTAGGATTTTTCCAATCACTCTTTCTATAGGATATACGTCAGGGTCAAAcaaaactagctcaaatgatagaaaataatcaatggtcttgggatatcccaaagttgcaatccattttagtaaacaagggattaaccTTGCTATTTTTACCTATTAAGGCTAATCCTCAAAATTAAACGTCCCTCCTAGTTGATTGGTTTCTAACTTTCTAGTATTCTTAGGAAGTAGAGAAAAGATGTACATGGATAAAGCAACTGGTATTATTCATGTTGATCAAATACAAACATACATAGTAACATAGCAAACTCATACATAGAAAACAGTTATAGCTAAGGGCCTTGGAGTAAAAGCATTAGCTTGAATAACTGTAGTAAAATAAGCATAATAACAACAGATACGTAGTGAATACTCCCATTAGAACTTACTTCTTCTCGTAAACCCCATCTTTCAGATACTCCACAAACTTCTTCATATAACTATGGTTGAGttctttatttgcaaaaatccCATCAGCAGTTTCTTTTGTGCTGGCTCTTAGTGCTTCCCCTTCCTCAGCGACCATTGCCTTTTGCAATGCATTTGCTATGCCATTTCTTGTAAAAGATCCATCTTCAGCTCGTTCGACCTCTATTGCCAAACCCTTCTCAAGTAGAAGCCTTGTCTCCAACGGTTGAGTGATGATGAATGGCAACAGCACAAGGTAGTTTCCATGTGCCATATTTTCCACAACAGAAGCCCACCCTGCATGAAACAACGAACCTCCTATTGAAGGATGGGCAAGGATTTCCCTCTGGGGCACCCATCCAATATGCACGACTCCCCTCCCTGCTGTCCGGGACTCAAATCCTGGTGGCAAtacttcatcatcatcatcatcaacatcCCAATGAGGCTTTGCCAGTATAAATAAGAGGGGAAGCCCGGATAGTTCAATCCCATATGCTATCTCATGAATCTCCTTTCTCTGCAATTTGCATTCACTCCCAAACCCAACAAACGCTACTGCTTTTGGCTTTTGTTTGTCAAGCCAATCAAAGACCCTACTCCACGGTATAGTTCTCGTCTCCTCCACCTTCCGAGGTGGAAGACATCCCATTGGAATCATCGGCTTGCCAGTGATTTTTGAGTATAGTTTCAAATAATCAGCTTCGAGCTCTAGGCAGGTGCGTATAACAATAGCCTGGCATCCTTGGACCATTCTAGTCAAGCGTGCTCCATCTTGGATTCCAGATGATCTTGCACCATACAGGAGATTATACATAGCTATAGCTTCATGATTCCTGCAAAGTACTTGTGAGGGAAAATCAACCCAATCTGGAGTGACTGTCATGTcctgaggcgatgtcctcgtCTGTCTTTGGCCCTCACCAGCCAGAAACTCAGGTGTCCAAATGAACACAGCAGAGGCAGCAGATACTACAATGTAAAGTATCAATGGGACGTCCAGTTCTCGCGCGATGTCAGCTGCCCAGTGGTGAAAGAAATCAACTAATATCCAGTTTGGAGATTTCTCAGCAATCACTTTCTTGACAGGTTCTCGGAGGAGATCACAAGCAATCTTCAGATCATCCATTCTCTCCACTGGAATGTCGGTCGTGGCTTCAGCGTTCTCCGGCAGGGGATCCGACTCGAGCTGGGGGAGAGGAAGGGCCACGAATTCGATGAATTGTGACAGATTTGGTGGGATTTTGGGGAGTCTTGGAATGTTTTGGGGAGTAGAGATGTAGGAGACATGAATGCCAAATTTGGCTAAAGCAATAGAGAGATCCAAGAATGGGATCATGTGACCAAATGCCAGCCATGGCAGCATCACAACATGAACCTCATTTTCTTCACTCATTCTTCTTCCACTCTTATTCATGTCAACTCAACAATTTCAACTCTT is a window encoding:
- the LOC130999037 gene encoding UDP-glycosyltransferase 91C1-like, coding for MNKSGRRMSEENEVHVVMLPWLAFGHMIPFLDLSIALAKFGIHVSYISTPQNIPRLPKIPPNLSQFIEFVALPLPQLESDPLPENAEATTDIPVERMDDLKIACDLLREPVKKVIAEKSPNWILVDFFHHWAADIARELDVPLILYIVVSAASAVFIWTPEFLAGEGQRQTRTSPQDMTVTPDWVDFPSQVLCRNHEAIAMYNLLYGARSSGIQDGARLTRMVQGCQAIVIRTCLELEADYLKLYSKITGKPMIPMGCLPPRKVEETRTIPWSRVFDWLDKQKPKAVAFVGFGSECKLQRKEIHEIAYGIELSGLPLLFILAKPHWDVDDDDDEVLPPGFESRTAGRGVVHIGWVPQREILAHPSIGGSLFHAGWASVVENMAHGNYLVLLPFIITQPLETRLLLEKGLAIEVERAEDGSFTRNGIANALQKAMVAEEGEALRASTKETADGIFANKELNHSYMKKFVEYLKDGVYEKK